In the genome of Acetomicrobium sp. S15 = DSM 107314, one region contains:
- a CDS encoding cation transporter dimerization domain-containing protein, with protein sequence MVVSRDFSIVEAHDISEDLEEKLRTKYGRDTHITKHIEPSMEGSKADGTDGESGEGQNPQV encoded by the coding sequence GTGGTCGTCTCTCGCGATTTTTCCATCGTTGAAGCGCATGATATATCGGAAGATCTGGAGGAAAAGCTGAGGACCAAATACGGGAGAGATACGCACATCACCAAACACATAGAGCCTTCTATGGAAGGCTCCAAAGCCGACGGAACAGATGGGGAAAGCGGCGAAGGGCAAAACCCGCAAGT